In Quercus lobata isolate SW786 chromosome 12, ValleyOak3.0 Primary Assembly, whole genome shotgun sequence, a genomic segment contains:
- the LOC115971422 gene encoding geraniol 8-hydroxylase-like: MTLISDFLHATLITANELPRILLTLLLLLLALFTLSCNYAWMKKRTSLSLLPPGPRGVPLFGNLLSLDSELHSYFTSLAQIYGPIFRLQLGNKIGIVVSSPSLACQVLKDHDLTFANHDVSAAGRAASYGGSDIVWTPYGPEWRMLRKVFKMLNNTTLDSVYMIRRKQVRETVRYFYNRVGSPVNIGEQMFLTVMNVITNMMWGETVEGEEGASLGADFREVVSLMTELMGKPNISDFYPGLARFDLQGIKRQMDGLAKRFDRIFDVMINQRPKIDKEGGNKESKDFLQFLLKLKDEGDSKTPLTMIHLKALFMDMVVGGTETSSNTLEFAMAEIMNKPEVTRKTQQELEAVVGKDNIVEESHIHKLPYLQAVIKETLRLHAPVPLLVPRCPSETCTVGGYTIPNGSRIFVNVWAIQRDPSIWENPLTFDPKRFLDGKWDYSGSDFSYFPFGSGRRICAGIAMAERMMMYSLATLLHSFDWKLPQGEKLDLTEKFGIVLKKKIPLVAIPTPRLYDPSMYE, translated from the exons ATGACCCTCATCTCAGATTTCCTCCACGCTACTCTTATCACCGCAAATGAACTCCCACGCATACTTCTCACTCTTCTTTTACTACTTCTTGCCCTCTTTACGCTCTCTTGCAACTACGCATGGATGAAGAAAAGAACCTCGCTTTCGCTACTGCCTCCGGGCCCACGTGGCGTCCCGTTATTCGGGAACCTCCTCTCTCTTGACTCGGAGCTTCACTCCTACTTCACGAGCTTGGCCCAAATCTACGGGCCCATATTCAGGCTTCAGCTCGGCAACAAGATTGGAATTGTGGTGAGCTCACCTTCCCTGGCTTGCCAAGTTCTCAAAGACCACGACCTCACCTTTGCGAACCACGACGTCTCAGCAGCGGGCAGGGCAGCCAGCTATGGTGGGTCCGATATTGTATGGACCCCATATGGGCCTGAGTGGCGGATGTTGAGAAAAGTGTTCAAGATGCTTAATAATACAACGTTGGACTCCGTTTACATGATTCGTCGTAAACAAGTCCGAGAAACAGTTAGGTACTTTTATAATCGGGTTGGGTCACCCGTAAACATTGGGGAGCAGATGTTCTTGACTGTGATGAACGTGATTACGAACATGATGTGGGGTGAAACAGTGGAAGGAGAAGAGGGGGCTAGCCTAGGTGCTGATTTCAGAGAAGTGGTGTCGTTGATGACAGAGCTTATGGGGAAGCCCAACATCTCGGATTTTTATCCGGGTTTGGCCAGGTTTGACTTGCAAGGCATAAAGAGGCAGATGGATGGGTTGGCCAAACGGTTTGATCGGATCTTTGATGTTATGATAAACCAACGACCGAAGATTGATAAAGAAGGTGGGAACAAAGAGAGTAAGGATTTTTTGCAGTTCTTGTTGAAATTGAAGGATGAAGGTGATTCTAAGACACCTCTCACCATGATACACCTCAAGGCCTTGTTCATG GATATGGTGGTCGGTGGGACAGAGACATCCTCCAACACACTTGAGTTTGCCATGGCTGAAATCATGAACAAACCGGAGGTGACGAGGAAAACCCAACAAGAATTGGAGGCTGTAGTTGGCAAAGATAACATTGTAGAAGAGTCTCATATTCACAAACTACCATACTTACAAGCTGTAATAAAAGAAACATTGCGGTTACACGCACCCGTGCCATTATTAGTCCCTCGTTGCCCAAGTGAAACATGCACCGTGGGAGGCTACACCATTCCAAATGGGTCTAGGATCTTTGTGAATGTATGGGCGATACAAAGGGACCCCTCTATTTGGGAAAATCCATTAACTTTTGATCCAAAGAGGTTCCTGGATGGTAAATGGGACTATAGTGGAAGTGACTTTAGTTATTTTCCGTTTGGGTCTGGTCGAAGAATATGCGCTGGAATTGCAATGGCTGAGAGGATGATGATGTATTCACTTGCTACACTTCTGCATTCTTTTGATTGGAAACTTCCCCAAGGAGAGAAGCTGGACCTTACTGAAAAGTTTGGGATTGTGCTGAAAAAAAAGATCCCTCTTGTCGCAATACCTACCCCAAGGTTATATGATCCATCTATGTATGAGTAG